In the Novosphingobium sp. 9 genome, one interval contains:
- a CDS encoding C40 family peptidase, with amino-acid sequence MSGATTGDALAEAALAFAGTRFRLHGRTRETGLDCVGLLDAALRGIGAAPHLPNGYPLRSLTQPDVETWMHASGFVPAEAPRQPGDVLILRPAPTQVHVAIALAPQRIVHAHAGLRKVVVTPLPDPWPVLSRWRLLPPSLT; translated from the coding sequence GTGAGCGGCGCGACGACAGGAGACGCACTCGCCGAAGCGGCGCTGGCGTTCGCAGGCACCCGCTTTCGCCTGCATGGGCGGACGCGCGAGACCGGGCTGGACTGCGTGGGCCTGCTCGACGCGGCACTGCGCGGGATCGGCGCCGCGCCGCACCTCCCCAACGGCTATCCGCTGCGTTCGCTGACGCAACCCGACGTCGAGACGTGGATGCATGCCTCGGGCTTCGTGCCCGCCGAAGCACCGCGCCAACCCGGCGACGTGCTGATCCTGCGCCCCGCCCCTACGCAAGTGCATGTCGCCATCGCGCTCGCACCGCAGCGCATCGTCCATGCCCATGCCGGGTTGCGCAAGGTCGTCGTCACCCCGCTGCCCGATCCGTGGCCGGTGCTGTCCCGCTGGCGGCTTCTCCCCCCTTCCCTGACCTGA
- a CDS encoding OmpA family protein: protein MRKLVLGLAMASTAIATPAFARDNSWYLQMDFGAMIVEDAAVHVNGVNEGDINYHTGFDGGAELGYDFGPFRLETEASYRQADVKDLGGKGQNLSFMVNGLVDFGPDDGLQGYVGGGAGVARVKSTTIGDSDTGFAWQVIAGIRAPITDHIDVGLKYRFQNVSNVDLVDDAGDDIRTRWRSHSIMGTLAYNFGGKKVEEAAPPPPPPPPPPPPPPPPPPPPAPVCNKGPYIVFFDWDKSDITPEASSILDSAISAYGNCDNVPIMLAGYTDRSGTPKYNMGLSERRNASVRAYLTSHGIPDGSISSQAFGEANPRVPTADGVRELQNRRVEITYGPGSGQ from the coding sequence ATGAGGAAACTCGTCCTTGGACTGGCCATGGCATCTACCGCCATCGCCACTCCCGCATTCGCACGAGATAATTCGTGGTATCTTCAGATGGACTTCGGCGCGATGATCGTCGAAGACGCAGCCGTTCACGTGAACGGTGTCAATGAAGGCGACATCAACTACCACACCGGCTTCGACGGTGGTGCAGAGCTCGGTTACGACTTCGGTCCGTTCCGTCTCGAAACCGAAGCCAGCTATCGCCAGGCTGACGTCAAGGACCTCGGCGGCAAGGGTCAGAACCTGTCGTTCATGGTCAACGGCCTCGTTGACTTCGGTCCCGACGACGGCCTTCAGGGCTATGTCGGCGGTGGTGCGGGCGTCGCTCGCGTCAAGTCGACCACGATCGGCGACTCGGACACCGGCTTCGCCTGGCAGGTCATCGCGGGCATTCGCGCCCCGATCACCGACCACATCGACGTGGGTCTGAAGTACCGCTTCCAGAACGTCAGCAACGTTGACCTCGTCGACGATGCCGGTGACGATATTCGCACCCGCTGGCGCTCGCACTCGATCATGGGCACGCTGGCCTACAACTTCGGTGGCAAGAAGGTAGAGGAAGCGGCTCCGCCGCCGCCCCCGCCGCCCCCGCCGCCCCCGCCGCCGCCCCCGCCGCCCCCGCCGCCGGCTCCGGTCTGCAACAAGGGTCCGTACATCGTGTTCTTCGACTGGGATAAGTCGGACATCACGCCGGAAGCGTCGAGCATCCTGGACAGCGCCATCAGCGCCTACGGCAACTGCGACAACGTTCCGATCATGCTGGCAGGCTACACCGACCGTTCGGGTACGCCGAAGTACAACATGGGCCTTTCGGAGCGTCGCAACGCTTCGGTCCGTGCGTACCTCACCAGCCACGGCATCCCCGACGGCTCGATCTCGAGCCAGGCATTCGGCGAAGCCAACCCGCGCGTTCCGACCGCGGATGGCGTGCGCGAGCTGCAGAACCGTCGCGTCGAGATCACTTACGGTCCGGGTTCGGGCCAGTAA
- a CDS encoding DUF3617 domain-containing protein, which produces MTLGRLAALGSVCAVMAGSALVAAVPAGAMLDELTSGNWELRERGASAPVRQLCLDSGRELIQMRHAGMACSRTVVQDTPQEVTVQYTCPGQGYGRTHIRRESNSLIQIDSQGIAKGQPFSFTMEGRRTGDCAK; this is translated from the coding sequence ATGACTTTGGGTAGACTGGCAGCGCTGGGAAGCGTGTGCGCCGTCATGGCTGGCTCGGCATTGGTTGCTGCGGTTCCGGCCGGGGCCATGCTTGACGAGCTGACCTCGGGGAACTGGGAACTGCGGGAGCGCGGTGCTTCCGCGCCGGTTCGCCAGCTGTGTCTCGATAGCGGGCGCGAGCTGATCCAGATGCGCCATGCCGGGATGGCCTGCAGCCGCACGGTCGTGCAGGACACGCCCCAGGAGGTGACAGTGCAATATACCTGTCCGGGGCAAGGCTATGGTCGCACGCATATCCGGCGTGAGAGCAACAGCCTGATCCAGATCGACAGCCAGGGCATCGCCAAGGGGCAGCCCTTCTCCTTTACCATGGAAGGGCGCCGCACGGGCGATTGCGCCAAGTGA
- a CDS encoding aspartate aminotransferase family protein, with protein sequence MSITPLMPVYPRCDVRPVRGEHCHLISEDGRRFLDFASGIAVNLLGHSHPGLVGAIQKQAATLMHVSNLYGSPQGEAVAKRLTELTFADTVFFTNSGAEAVECAIKTARAYHQYQGDTTRYELITFKNAFHGRTMGAIAASNQEKMHKGFEPMLPGFKYVEFNDLEAARAAIGPNTAGFLVEPIQGEGGIRIGTEEFIKGLRQICDEQDLMLVFDEVQSGVGRAGTLFAYEQYGVIPDVMSIAKGIGGGFPVGACLATEKAARGMTFGTHGSTYGGNPFAMAAIDAVLDAVTEEGFLAEVRAKGERIMSRLEQFIGNYPELFESVHGRGLFIGVKMKVEPRAFVAHMRDHHGLLTVSAGDNVVRVLPPLVIEDAHIDEFMEKLSAAAADYQVAETA encoded by the coding sequence ATGTCGATCACACCGCTGATGCCCGTTTACCCCCGGTGCGACGTGCGTCCCGTTCGCGGGGAGCACTGCCATCTGATCAGCGAAGACGGCCGCCGATTCCTTGATTTCGCCAGCGGTATCGCGGTGAACCTGCTCGGCCACTCGCACCCCGGTCTGGTCGGCGCGATCCAGAAGCAGGCCGCCACGCTGATGCACGTCTCGAACCTCTACGGCAGCCCGCAGGGCGAAGCCGTCGCCAAGCGGCTGACCGAGCTGACTTTTGCCGACACGGTGTTCTTCACCAATTCGGGTGCCGAGGCGGTGGAGTGTGCGATCAAGACCGCGCGCGCCTATCACCAGTATCAGGGCGATACGACGCGCTATGAACTGATCACCTTCAAGAACGCCTTCCACGGCCGCACGATGGGCGCCATTGCCGCGTCCAACCAGGAGAAGATGCACAAGGGCTTCGAGCCCATGCTGCCCGGCTTCAAGTACGTGGAGTTCAACGATCTCGAAGCCGCACGCGCGGCGATCGGCCCGAACACGGCAGGTTTCCTCGTCGAGCCGATCCAGGGCGAGGGCGGCATCCGCATCGGCACCGAAGAGTTCATCAAGGGCCTGCGCCAGATCTGCGACGAGCAGGATCTGATGCTGGTCTTCGACGAGGTGCAGAGCGGCGTGGGCCGTGCCGGTACGCTGTTCGCCTATGAGCAGTACGGCGTGATCCCCGATGTGATGTCGATCGCCAAGGGCATCGGCGGCGGCTTCCCGGTCGGCGCCTGCCTCGCCACCGAAAAGGCGGCGCGCGGCATGACCTTCGGCACCCATGGCTCGACCTATGGCGGCAACCCGTTCGCGATGGCGGCGATCGACGCGGTGCTCGACGCCGTGACCGAAGAGGGCTTCCTCGCCGAGGTGCGCGCCAAGGGCGAGCGGATTATGTCGCGCCTCGAACAGTTCATCGGCAACTATCCCGAACTGTTCGAATCGGTGCATGGTCGCGGCCTGTTCATCGGCGTGAAGATGAAGGTCGAGCCGCGGGCGTTCGTGGCGCACATGCGCGATCACCATGGCCTGCTCACCGTTTCGGCGGGCGACAACGTGGTGCGCGTCCTGCCGCCGCTGGTGATCGAGGACGCGCATATCGACGAGTTCATGGAGAAGCTGTCTGCCGCTGCGGCGGACTATCAAGTGGCGGAGACCGCATGA
- a CDS encoding phage tail protein, whose product MATLVFSSIGTALAGPVGGAIGALMGRQIDGAVFGSGQRSSGRLADLTPTDSTYGQVLPRHFGRMRTGGSIIWATDLIEHSTIEGGTKGATALAVYTYSANFAVALASRPISGIGRIWADGNLLRGAEGDLKVAGTLRIHTGEGDQAPDPLILANEGEAMTPAHRDLAYVVFENLNLAEYYNRIPTLTFEVLASGDFTPADLIGELLDNAEVTAPIAGIEGFSHTGTLADTLATIDQVVPLASHVEGETLVFERRDLATTVSPLGEATASAEDDAFGASSGWTRSRAAPPAQPSAALRYYDPDRDYLPGLQRAAGRPAPGQPATIELPAALSANTARALIETTARRIDWSRDRIAWRTRELDPAIRPGSFVTMPDIAGIWRVGYGSGAMQGSNSRSNAVRRPVPTALPRWRPRLAAQAKPQMRQPLPRCCRRSSCPTMARATHFPAGASLPPRPVAPPAGAARHCISSKTTAIWQAQGRPAAPVQPSAKC is encoded by the coding sequence ATGGCCACTCTCGTCTTCAGTTCCATCGGCACCGCGCTGGCCGGCCCGGTCGGCGGTGCGATCGGCGCGCTGATGGGCCGCCAGATCGACGGCGCCGTGTTCGGCTCGGGCCAGCGCAGCAGCGGGCGACTCGCCGACCTGACGCCGACCGATTCGACCTATGGACAGGTCCTGCCGCGCCATTTCGGACGGATGCGCACGGGCGGCTCGATCATCTGGGCGACCGATCTCATCGAGCATTCCACCATCGAGGGCGGCACCAAGGGCGCGACGGCGCTTGCCGTCTATACCTATTCGGCGAATTTCGCGGTCGCCCTCGCCAGCCGTCCGATCAGCGGGATCGGGCGCATCTGGGCCGACGGCAACCTGCTGCGCGGGGCCGAGGGCGACCTGAAAGTGGCAGGCACGCTGCGCATCCACACCGGCGAAGGCGATCAGGCGCCCGATCCGCTGATCCTCGCCAACGAGGGCGAAGCGATGACGCCCGCCCACCGCGATCTGGCCTATGTGGTGTTCGAGAACCTCAACCTAGCCGAATACTACAACCGCATCCCCACGCTGACCTTCGAGGTGCTGGCGAGCGGCGACTTCACGCCCGCAGACCTGATCGGCGAGCTGCTCGACAATGCCGAGGTCACAGCGCCGATTGCCGGGATCGAGGGCTTCAGCCACACCGGCACGCTGGCGGATACCCTCGCCACGATCGATCAGGTGGTGCCGCTCGCCAGCCATGTCGAAGGCGAGACACTGGTGTTCGAGCGCCGCGATCTGGCCACCACGGTCTCCCCGCTCGGCGAAGCGACGGCTTCTGCCGAGGACGATGCCTTCGGTGCCAGCTCCGGCTGGACCCGCAGCCGCGCCGCACCGCCCGCGCAGCCCAGTGCAGCCCTGCGCTATTACGACCCCGACCGCGATTACCTCCCCGGCCTCCAGCGCGCCGCCGGACGCCCCGCGCCCGGCCAGCCCGCCACCATCGAACTGCCCGCAGCGCTGTCCGCCAACACCGCCCGCGCGCTGATCGAGACCACCGCGCGCCGGATCGACTGGTCGCGCGACCGGATCGCCTGGCGCACGCGCGAACTCGATCCCGCGATTCGGCCAGGCAGCTTCGTGACAATGCCCGACATCGCCGGAATCTGGCGCGTGGGGTATGGGAGTGGCGCGATGCAGGGGTCGAACTCTCGCTCGAACGCTGTGCGCCGACCGGTGCCGACAGCGCTTCCGCGATGGCGACCTCGGCTGGCCGCGCAGGCAAAGCCACAGATGCGGCAGCCTCTGCCACGCTGCTGCAGGCGTTCGAGTTGCCCGACGATGGCGAGGGCAACGCACTTTCCAGCAGGCGCGTCATTGCCGCCGCGTCCAGTAGCACCACCGGCTGGAGCGGCGCGGCATTGTATCTCGTCGAAGACAACGGCGATCTGGCAGGCGCAGGGGCGACCGGCCGCACCCGTGCAGCCCTCGGCAAAGTGCTGA
- a CDS encoding Hsp33 family molecular chaperone HslO: MIEDDLPAGDTGFDRVLSFSVPARSARGRLVRLGPVLETVLSAHDYPVVAKHLLAEALVLTALMGSLLKDDEAQLTFQAQAEGGAIDLLVCDYRAGEVRGYLRHNAALMADLGPEAPLEALFGKGYLAITFDLATSGERYQGVVPLEGRSLAHACEQYFALSEQIPTLIRISVRSNGARCCAGGLLVQHLPDGEEGRERLHAKDDHPDWEHVSILAGSTTPEELVDPVLTLEDLTWRLFHEEEEVRVDPLRHLQRGCRCSVAHYQSVLGRFPEDQLAEMRDPDGTVPVDCAFCSKIIRVEV; this comes from the coding sequence GTGATCGAAGACGACCTGCCTGCGGGCGATACCGGTTTCGATCGCGTTCTGTCCTTCAGCGTCCCCGCGCGCAGCGCGCGGGGGCGTCTGGTCCGTCTCGGCCCGGTGCTGGAGACGGTGCTGTCGGCGCACGACTATCCGGTGGTCGCCAAGCATCTACTGGCCGAGGCGCTGGTGCTGACGGCGCTGATGGGATCGCTCCTCAAGGACGACGAGGCGCAACTGACGTTTCAGGCGCAGGCCGAGGGCGGGGCGATCGACCTGCTGGTCTGCGATTATCGCGCGGGTGAAGTGCGCGGCTATCTGCGCCACAACGCCGCGCTGATGGCCGACCTCGGTCCGGAGGCGCCGCTGGAGGCGCTGTTCGGCAAGGGCTATCTGGCGATCACGTTCGACCTCGCGACATCGGGTGAGCGTTATCAGGGGGTTGTCCCGCTGGAAGGGCGCTCGCTGGCCCACGCGTGCGAGCAGTATTTCGCCCTGTCGGAGCAGATTCCGACGCTGATCCGCATCTCGGTGCGCTCGAACGGGGCGCGCTGCTGTGCGGGCGGCCTGCTGGTGCAGCATCTGCCCGATGGCGAGGAAGGCCGCGAGCGTCTGCACGCCAAGGACGATCACCCGGACTGGGAGCACGTCTCGATCCTGGCAGGCAGCACCACGCCCGAGGAACTGGTCGATCCGGTGCTGACGCTGGAAGACCTCACCTGGCGCCTGTTCCACGAGGAAGAGGAAGTGCGCGTCGATCCGTTGCGGCACCTGCAGCGCGGCTGCCGTTGCTCGGTGGCGCATTATCAGTCGGTGCTTGGCCGTTTCCCAGAGGACCAGCTGGCCGAAATGCGCGATCCGGACGGGACAGTCCCGGTCGATTGCGCGTTCTGTTCGAAGATCATCCGAGTCGAGGTCTGA
- the queC gene encoding 7-cyano-7-deazaguanine synthase QueC, protein MTDISSETPRDAVVLLSGGLDSMVSAAIALEQGYRVNALTIDYNQRHRRELDAAREIARTLGAARHVVLPLDLRQFGGSALTDDIDVPKDGVSADDIPVTYVPARNLVFLSLTLAWAEAIGAQDIFIGVNALDYSGYPDCRPEFISAFENVATLATKAGDGGKAFHIRAPLQFMSKADIAREAARLGLETGMSWSCYDPQPDGKACGLCDSCRLRKGGFEEAGLTDATPYAA, encoded by the coding sequence ATGACTGATATTTCTTCCGAAACCCCGCGTGATGCGGTCGTCCTGCTTTCGGGCGGGCTTGATTCCATGGTTTCTGCGGCCATCGCTCTGGAGCAGGGCTATCGCGTCAATGCCCTGACCATCGACTACAACCAGCGCCATCGCCGTGAACTGGATGCCGCGCGCGAGATTGCCCGCACGCTGGGCGCGGCGCGCCATGTCGTTCTGCCGCTGGACTTGCGCCAGTTCGGTGGATCGGCACTGACCGACGATATCGACGTTCCCAAGGATGGGGTGAGTGCCGACGACATCCCGGTGACCTATGTGCCCGCGCGCAATCTGGTGTTCCTGTCGCTGACGCTGGCCTGGGCCGAGGCGATCGGGGCGCAGGATATCTTCATCGGCGTCAATGCGCTCGATTATTCGGGCTATCCGGACTGTCGGCCGGAGTTCATCTCGGCTTTCGAGAATGTCGCCACGCTGGCGACGAAGGCCGGGGACGGGGGTAAGGCCTTCCATATCCGCGCGCCGCTCCAGTTCATGAGCAAGGCCGATATCGCGCGCGAGGCGGCCCGTCTGGGGCTGGAGACCGGGATGAGCTGGTCGTGCTATGATCCGCAGCCGGACGGCAAGGCCTGTGGCCTGTGTGACAGTTGCCGCCTGCGCAAGGGCGGGTTCGAGGAAGCAGGGCTTACCGATGCGACGCCTTACGCGGCCTGA
- a CDS encoding DUF2793 domain-containing protein yields the protein MTDPIAFSSTTPRFSLPLLFSGQAQKEVFVNESLARTDALLHCTVKGVASAPPEAMQEGDSWVVASDASGDFAGQDDAIACFQQGSWVFISPCEGMRIFNLATASDMLFFENWQKPATPQEPLGGSVVDGEARAAINALISALQALGVLPSV from the coding sequence ATGACCGATCCGATCGCCTTTTCCTCCACTACGCCGCGCTTTTCCCTACCCCTTTTATTCTCCGGTCAGGCGCAAAAGGAAGTCTTCGTGAACGAAAGCCTCGCGCGGACGGATGCCCTGCTGCATTGCACGGTCAAAGGCGTTGCATCTGCGCCACCCGAAGCGATGCAGGAGGGCGACTCCTGGGTTGTTGCAAGCGATGCAAGCGGGGATTTTGCGGGTCAGGACGATGCCATCGCCTGCTTCCAGCAGGGCAGCTGGGTTTTCATTTCGCCGTGCGAAGGGATGCGAATCTTCAACCTCGCCACGGCCAGTGACATGCTTTTTTTCGAAAATTGGCAAAAACCCGCCACTCCGCAGGAACCACTAGGCGGCTCCGTAGTTGATGGGGAGGCTCGAGCGGCGATCAATGCCCTGATTTCCGCCTTGCAAGCCTTGGGTGTCTTACCGTCGGTGTGA
- a CDS encoding DUF2163 domain-containing protein, which yields MTRTWFSGDLETAATYLRILRRDGVTLGFTTHDRDLWLEGVLHRASPGMVPSSIRKSADLSDDSAEVEGALSHDSISSPDLAAGRFDDAQVRIGLVDWESGESALLYAGSLGTVSEEAGQFSAQLVSRKAELERDLVPRTSPTCRAAFCGPGCNLGAVRFTSERTLAAFDAEANAVTLFPAPDTGTHIGGTLRWIDGAQCDESAMIVAATAQGALVLDRPVDPPPAIGTRVMLRQGCDHTLETCAGRFGNAINFRAEPYLPGNDLLTRYPSPGAS from the coding sequence ATGACCCGCACCTGGTTCTCCGGCGATCTCGAAACCGCCGCCACGTACCTTCGCATCCTGCGCCGCGACGGGGTGACGCTGGGCTTCACGACGCACGACCGCGACCTGTGGCTGGAGGGCGTACTCCACCGCGCCTCGCCCGGCATGGTGCCCTCCTCAATCCGCAAGTCGGCGGACCTTTCGGACGACAGCGCCGAAGTGGAAGGCGCGCTCAGCCACGATTCGATCTCGTCTCCCGACCTTGCCGCCGGGCGCTTCGACGATGCACAGGTGCGGATCGGGCTGGTCGACTGGGAGAGCGGCGAGAGCGCACTGCTCTATGCCGGGTCGCTCGGCACCGTGTCCGAAGAGGCCGGGCAGTTCTCCGCCCAGCTCGTCTCGCGCAAGGCCGAGCTGGAGCGCGATCTGGTGCCAAGGACCAGCCCGACCTGCCGCGCTGCGTTCTGCGGACCGGGCTGCAATCTCGGCGCGGTACGCTTCACCTCTGAGCGCACGCTGGCAGCCTTCGATGCCGAAGCCAACGCGGTGACACTCTTCCCCGCCCCGGATACCGGCACGCATATCGGCGGCACCTTGCGCTGGATCGATGGCGCGCAGTGCGACGAGAGCGCGATGATCGTGGCGGCTACGGCGCAGGGCGCGCTGGTGCTCGACCGACCCGTCGATCCGCCCCCCGCCATCGGCACGCGCGTGATGCTGCGGCAGGGCTGCGATCACACGCTGGAGACTTGCGCCGGTCGCTTCGGCAACGCGATAAACTTCCGCGCAGAACCTTATCTTCCGGGCAACGACCTGCTCACCCGCTATCCTTCGCCGGGCGCATCGTGA
- the argF gene encoding ornithine carbamoyltransferase produces MGRHFLNIADAGSEALRRMLDDAHARKTARLGKPKGGVDADAPLAGHTLAMIFEKNSTRTRVSFDMAMRQLGGTALIMEAGSTQIGRGETIADTARVLSRMVDAIMIRTDDHAKIEELAHYADVPVINGLTDLSHPCQIVADLLTLHERGVTLEGMVMAWLGDGNNVTNSLIEAAGLLKFTIRIGGPAGYEPDAGFIERARAAGGQVVLTNDAAEAVAGAQVVVTDTWVSMGQAGGEVHIAAMQPYQVDAALMAKADPAALFLHCLPAHREEEVTGEVIDGPQSVVWDEAENRIHAQKSVLLWALGKL; encoded by the coding sequence ATGGGGCGGCATTTCCTCAATATCGCCGATGCCGGCAGCGAGGCGCTGCGGCGGATGCTCGACGATGCCCACGCGCGCAAGACTGCGCGGCTGGGCAAGCCCAAGGGCGGCGTCGATGCCGACGCGCCGCTTGCCGGGCATACGCTGGCGATGATCTTCGAGAAGAACTCGACGCGCACGCGCGTCTCGTTCGACATGGCGATGCGCCAGCTTGGCGGCACGGCGCTGATCATGGAGGCGGGCAGCACGCAGATCGGTCGCGGCGAGACGATCGCCGATACCGCGCGCGTGCTCAGCCGCATGGTCGATGCGATCATGATCCGCACCGACGATCATGCCAAGATCGAGGAACTGGCGCATTACGCCGACGTGCCGGTGATCAACGGCCTGACCGATCTGTCGCACCCGTGCCAGATCGTTGCCGACTTGCTGACCCTGCATGAGCGCGGCGTCACGCTGGAAGGCATGGTCATGGCCTGGCTGGGTGACGGCAACAACGTCACCAATTCGCTGATTGAGGCGGCGGGGCTGCTCAAGTTCACAATCCGCATCGGCGGCCCGGCAGGGTACGAGCCCGACGCCGGGTTCATCGAACGCGCCCGCGCCGCCGGTGGCCAGGTGGTGCTGACCAACGATGCGGCTGAGGCGGTCGCTGGCGCGCAGGTTGTCGTCACCGATACCTGGGTCTCGATGGGGCAGGCGGGCGGCGAGGTTCATATCGCCGCGATGCAGCCCTATCAGGTCGACGCGGCGCTGATGGCCAAGGCCGATCCCGCCGCGCTGTTCCTGCACTGCCTGCCCGCGCACCGCGAGGAGGAAGTGACCGGCGAGGTGATCGACGGGCCGCAGTCGGTGGTCTGGGATGAGGCGGAAAACCGCATCCATGCGCAGAAGTCGGTCCTGCTCTGGGCACTCGGCAAGCTGTGA